In the genome of Polynucleobacter sp. TSB-Sco08W16, the window CGTTCTATGCGTGTAATGGGTTTACGTGAGTAGCTGATGTATTCAAGCACATCAAATAAGTCACAATTCTCAGCATCAATCATTTCTTGTAGCTTTACCAAGTCAGATTTAACGCATCCATGACGTTCAAGCTTTTTAAGCAATTCACTACGTGTAACTGGGTTAGCCCATTCCTTACGCAAAGCATCCTCAGTACCAAAGACTTCAGGTAGCTTAAGAGTATTGAAGAGTCTTTGTATAAATTCCTCAGCACTAATAGGTTTTCCATCTACGTAGAACATAGTGCTACGCATACTCTGTATTTCACGTACCTTACCGTCACTCAGTTTGATTCTTAGCTTTTGTTTCTTGTCTTTGGGTTCATCGCCTCCATCATCCCCGCCTTTTTCACATATACAAGGAGTTTGCTGACAGACATTACAAGGTTTGCGTTTAGTTTTTTCACAGACACAGGGATTGCTTCCGCATTTCTCACAAATTGCTTCACCATCCCAATCTTCGTCAGCAAACATGTGATACGCATTCACAAAGTCAACAATAGTGAAGTAGTGCTTACCTTCATATAGACGTGTACCACGTCCTATGATTTGCTTAAATTCAATCATGCTATTAACTGGACGCATAAGAACAATGTTTCTTACATTACGTGCGTCAACTCCAGTAGTTAGCTTCTGACTTGTTGTGATGATTGTTGGAATAGTCTTTTCATTATCTTGAAACTGTTTAAGAAACGTGTCTCCCATAGCACCATCATTAGCTGTAACACGAACACAATAGTCAGTCTTTTTGATAGGAGTTTCTTGATTGATTAAGTCCCTAACCATCGCCGCATGTGCTTGGTTAGCGCAGAAGACAAGTGTTTTCTCTTGTGGATTGATGTTAGCTAACATCTCTTGTACACGTTTACGTTCACGCTGTTCAATAACAATCTTATTGTTAAAGTCTTTTTCCTTATAAACGTAACCTTCTTCAACTTCCCCATCTAATATCTCATCGTCAGAGGTATATACGTATTCATCCATTGTTGTTTGAATGCGTTTAACTTTAAAGGGGGTGAGGTAACCGTCTTGAATACCCTCCTTTAAGCTGTACTTGTAGACTGGTTCTCCAAAATACTTATATGTATCAGCGTTCTCCTCTTTTTTAGGGGTAGCTGTAAGTCCTAGCTGTACTGCTGAACTGAAGTAATCAAGAATGTCTCTCCAGTTGCTTTCATCGTTAGCACCTCCGCGATGACACTCGTCAATGACGACAAAGTCAAAGAAGTCTGGTTCATAGTCACCAAAGTAGGGTTTACCGTCAGCACCACTCATAAAGGTTTGGAAGATGGTGAAGAACACGCTTCCATTCTTAGGAACTTCCCCACGCTTAGCTATTTGATTGGGAGAGATACGTACTAACGCATCCTCTCCAAATGGACTGAATGCTAGATAAGCTTGATTAGCAAGAATGTTTCTATCTGCTAAAAAAAGAATACGTGGTGTACGTTTCCCATCCTTTTGTACGTTCCAACGACTCTTATACAGCTTCCAAGCTATTTGAAATGCTACATATGTCTTACCAGTACCAGTAGCTAAGGTAAGCAATATCCGTTGCTTGTTATGCGCTATAGCATCCATTACCTTATTAACAGCAATTTCTTGGTAATAGCGTTGCTGACTATCGCTATAGACATTTTCAAATGGAACAGCATTAAATTTAGCTTCCCACTCATTGGTGTTACCAAATACTTTATTCCAAAGTTCATCAGGTGTTGGGAATTGACTTACCAAACTTTCTTTTTCGCTACCTTTAGCTAAGCAGATTTCATATATCTCTTTACCGTTAGCTGAATAGGTATATGTCAAATTAAGCTTGTTTGCGTATTGTTTAGCTTGTGCTACGCCTTCACCTACAACCTGTTCATCACTCTTTGCTTCAATTACAGCAAGCTTTCTATTTTTATAAATGAGTACATAGTCAGCTTTCATTTTCCCAGCACGAATACCACCAGCACGGATTTCACCAGCATTAATATTGTACTCACGCTGTATACGTGATTCAGCTACATCACCCCATCCAGCAAGTTTTAACTGGGGATCGATTAGTTCAGCACGTGTATCAGCTTCATTCATTTTTATTTCTCTATCAATTCTTTATTAAAAGTATGTTGAAGTATTGAATTACGTAAGTTAATAAGTTCAGAAATTTTTGCTGTATGGGTTTTTTTGAAGTTTGAAACTAAAAGCATTAGTGATTCAAGTTTCTCCGCAATCCTAATTTGTTCGTTATAGCTTGGAACTTTTATTCTTTGTGACTTTACATCACTATCGGTTACAGCAGGATAGCTTGCCCCTCTTTGTAGTTTTTCCATTGATTGAATAAAATTATAGGAGAACAAAAAGAAAAATATATACTTATAGTAGATATTTTCCTTAGCTCTCAGCACAACATAACCAGTGCTGGCAACTTGGTTGTTTAACTCTTTTGGAACAATAGCAATTCTCTTGAGGGTTGGACGAACAGTCGCAAAGATAATGTCATTAGTAAGAATATTTTTCTTAGCTCTACTAGGGGCATCTGCTCCTAAAAGTTTTTGTGTGCTTGTAATAAAAAATTCAGTATTAGAAACGCTTGAGACGTCCACATACTGAAATTCTAAATTTGGTGACTTTAGTGGATTTACGTTTTTTGTTTTTATGGTGACATCTTCAATAGTTGTGTCAGTCCATCCTTCACCACCAAGTTCAAATACATCAGTTAGGTAAATTTGAAAAAGAAATTCAGCATTTAAGATGCTTTCCTTAGCCCCTGTAATAGCTTTATCTATGTCAGAAAAGATTGCTTTGAATTTGTTAACTAACTTTTGCTGTATTTCCAGTGAGGGGTAACAAAACCTTATTTTGTTTATGTCTTGCTGATTAACGCTTGCTTGATTTACCGCTTTCTTACAATTATTTTCCCAATATCCAGTCACAAATAGATAATTTAGAAAATAATTAAAAAAATGTGGGTTAACAGAATCATTTGTCCTTAGCAAAAGGAGATTGATACCATGATATAAATCTTCGTCAGATTCATAAATTGCTGTTTTACCAACATGAATAGGACTGTTTATATGACTAAAAAGAATATCTCCCTTTTGTATTTTATTTTTTTCTTTTTGCGATTCTGTTAATTCAGAAAATCCAACGCGATTGAAATCAAATGATTGTGTAGCAATAGTTTCTATTCTTGTTATTCTTTCACCGACTGGAATTTTGCTTTGTTCACAATTTACCCCATTTCTTATAACGGATAACACTTCACCAATTGTGGATTGAGTCCAGCTCACAGCAACTCCTTGATTGACGCAATGGCTTCTGCCGCTTGTAAATCAAGTTCCTCAATCTCAGCTAATATTTCTTCTGGTGAACGTTTATCCGTAGTGTCTTTCCGGTTAGGGTTATTGGCTGTTAAGTCCCAAGTAGTCTTATTGATTTCATTAGCATTAATACACCATGAATTCTCACTTTCAGATTGCGTTTTTGAAAGAGTGACAAATTCCTCTAAGTCACGTTCGTTCAAGCTATTTGTTTTACCTAAATTACGTTGTAATTTGAGTTGGTAATACCAAACTTTCTTTGTAGCATTACCTTTTTCAAAAAATAAGACAACAGTTTTAACACCAGTCCCAGTAAATGCGCCTCCCGGTAATTCAAGTACAGCTTGTAAATCACAATCTTCAAGTAATTGCTTTCTTAGCGATATGCTTGCGTTATCTGTATTACTAAGGAAAGTGCTTTTAATTACAACTCCACAGCGTCCACCTACTTTTAATATTTTGATGAAATGCTGTAAAAATAGATATGCTGTTTCGCTTGTGCGGATTGGGAAGTTTTCTTGTACTTCAATGCGTTCACTACCACCAAAAGGCGGGTTTGCTAAAACAATATCAACCCTATCTTTTTCCTGTATGTCAGCTATGTTCTCACCTAGCGTATTGGTATGAATGATATTAGGTGCTTCAATTCCATGTAGCACCATGTTCATCACTCCAATAATGTAAGCAAGTGATTTTTTCTCCTTACCGTAGAAAGTTTTCTTTTGTAGCTGTTCATACTCTTTAGCTGTAAGTTCCTTTAAGTTACGCATGTATTCATACGCTTCACACAAGAACCCAGCACTACCTACAGCACCGTCATAAACCTTGTCACCAATCTTGGGATTAACTACTTTAATGATTGTTTTAATAAGTGGACGAGGGGTGTAATACTCTCCACCGTTGCGTCCAGCGTTACCCATGTTCTTAATTTTGTCTTCATACAAGCTAGACATTTCATGCTTTTCTTCATTACTTCTAAAGCGTAGTTCATCAACCTTATTGATTACTTCACGCAGACTATATCCGCTTTGTAACTTGTTCTTAAGTTCGTGAAATATCTCACCAATTTTATATTCCAATGTATTAGCGTGTTCAGCGTCAGCACGGAATTTTTTAAGGTAAGGAAACAACTTGTTATCAACAAACTCTTTTAAGTCGTCACCAGTAAGTCCCTTGTTGTAATCTAACTTACCATCTGCTGTTTTAGGACACGCCCATGTAGTCCAGCTGTATTCAGGTTTTAAGATGCGTTGATATGTTTTTCCATCTAGCTTAGCAATAGCTTCTCTATCAGCTTCAAAGTCATCTAAGTACTTTAAGAACAGTACCCAACTTGTTTGTTCAATGTAGTCAAGTTCACTGCTACAACCAGCGTCTTTGCGTAGCGTGTCATCTAAATTACGGAAGGTTGTTTCAAACATTGTTATTCCTTACTGTTTTTATCAATTTTAGCTTTTTTGTGGACGCTGTAGGGGAATGCTTTGGAGGGTGCTGATTCAATGAATGTCAGCGCACGTTTGTAGTGTCTATTCGTTAATACCGTCAAAGTAGCACGTATAGCGCAACTGACTATGTTTGGTTGACTGAGAAGTTATCATATCCCAAAACAGCTTTACCTTTACCCAGCAATCATCTTGAAACTTCTCTAGTAGTTCACTTACAGCATAAGGGGGTTTATGTTGACTTAGATAAGTTGGGTGCTGAGTTTGGAAGATTTTATAGATTTGGATTTGATAGCACTGATGTCCGCGTTAAAAAATGGTTCTACTGTGATGAACGCAAGAAGTTAACAAATAATGCGGCTTGGATGCGGATGGAAAGTGTAGCTAATAAGGTTGATGATGACGTCCGTTCATTTTGGATAGCAACACAAGATTAAGCGTTAGAAAACTTTAGCTTAGAAGTTTTTGATGGGGGATGGCAGACAGTTTTAGAAAATACTTCGTTATGTAATCTTGACGGTGAGTCCCTTAGAGTTATTAATCAATTAAAAGAAATTAGTGTTGAAAAGTGTGAGGAGTTTAATATTCCTTCCTCACATGCTTCAACTATCTCAAGCACTTCACCTTCATACAGCACACCTGCTGAGATGGTTATTGCTAAGCTAACTCAACAGCTTTTCTCTTCATGTCATCATTAACATCAATGTAAGCTTGCGTTGTACTAATGTTTCTGTGTCCAGCTAGAGACATTAGTACACGCACCCCAACCCCTTTGCTTGCTAGGTTGGTAATAAATGTTCTGCGTCCACTGTGACTGCTAGCACCAAATACACCAGCACGTTTATATAAGTAGTGGAAAAACTGTGTGAGTGTATTAGCGTTGTATCCGTTGCTGTCACGCTTTTGACTGTAAAAGAACTTAAGCTCTGTATTAGCTGGTTTATATGTGCTTGCGTACTGCTGTAGTTCTTTTTTCAGCTTAGCGTTTACAAATACAACCCTTGCTTCTTTAGTTTTAGTGTTTTCAGCTTTAAGTCTTATCTCGTCACGCACTTTACCCTCATCATCTACAACGTCTGTATAAGTTAAGCTACTTAGTTCACCAACCCTACAACCACTATATACAGATGTAAGCACTAAAGCACGATTACGTGTGCTGTGCTTGCGTGTAGCTACGTAATCTAAAACTCTACGCAACTCATCAGTAGTTAAAGTTTTGGCTTGTTTTGACATAATTTCTACCTCATATGTAGTGTTTTGTATGTCATTAGTATGTTTTCTTAGTTTCAAAATTCCTACCTCTTTTAGGTATTACTTAAGTAATGCTTTTTC includes:
- the hsdR gene encoding EcoAI/FtnUII family type I restriction enzme subunit R, encoding MNEADTRAELIDPQLKLAGWGDVAESRIQREYNINAGEIRAGGIRAGKMKADYVLIYKNRKLAVIEAKSDEQVVGEGVAQAKQYANKLNLTYTYSANGKEIYEICLAKGSEKESLVSQFPTPDELWNKVFGNTNEWEAKFNAVPFENVYSDSQQRYYQEIAVNKVMDAIAHNKQRILLTLATGTGKTYVAFQIAWKLYKSRWNVQKDGKRTPRILFLADRNILANQAYLAFSPFGEDALVRISPNQIAKRGEVPKNGSVFFTIFQTFMSGADGKPYFGDYEPDFFDFVVIDECHRGGANDESNWRDILDYFSSAVQLGLTATPKKEENADTYKYFGEPVYKYSLKEGIQDGYLTPFKVKRIQTTMDEYVYTSDDEILDGEVEEGYVYKEKDFNNKIVIEQRERKRVQEMLANINPQEKTLVFCANQAHAAMVRDLINQETPIKKTDYCVRVTANDGAMGDTFLKQFQDNEKTIPTIITTSQKLTTGVDARNVRNIVLMRPVNSMIEFKQIIGRGTRLYEGKHYFTIVDFVNAYHMFADEDWDGEAICEKCGSNPCVCEKTKRKPCNVCQQTPCICEKGGDDGGDEPKDKKQKLRIKLSDGKVREIQSMRSTMFYVDGKPISAEEFIQRLFNTLKLPEVFGTEDALRKEWANPVTRSELLKKLERHGCVKSDLVKLQEMIDAENCDLFDVLEYISYSRKPITRIERVTNAESNIYTFLNEKQRDFIGFVLRNYVQDGVDELDMGKLSTMLTSKYGGIHAAQQALGNVDDIKKVFVDFQQYLYKEKVA
- a CDS encoding restriction endonuclease subunit S, translating into MSWTQSTIGEVLSVIRNGVNCEQSKIPVGERITRIETIATQSFDFNRVGFSELTESQKEKNKIQKGDILFSHINSPIHVGKTAIYESDEDLYHGINLLLLRTNDSVNPHFFNYFLNYLFVTGYWENNCKKAVNQASVNQQDINKIRFCYPSLEIQQKLVNKFKAIFSDIDKAITGAKESILNAEFLFQIYLTDVFELGGEGWTDTTIEDVTIKTKNVNPLKSPNLEFQYVDVSSVSNTEFFITSTQKLLGADAPSRAKKNILTNDIIFATVRPTLKRIAIVPKELNNQVASTGYVVLRAKENIYYKYIFFFLFSYNFIQSMEKLQRGASYPAVTDSDVKSQRIKVPSYNEQIRIAEKLESLMLLVSNFKKTHTAKISELINLRNSILQHTFNKELIEK
- a CDS encoding N-6 DNA methylase — its product is MFETTFRNLDDTLRKDAGCSSELDYIEQTSWVLFLKYLDDFEADREAIAKLDGKTYQRILKPEYSWTTWACPKTADGKLDYNKGLTGDDLKEFVDNKLFPYLKKFRADAEHANTLEYKIGEIFHELKNKLQSGYSLREVINKVDELRFRSNEEKHEMSSLYEDKIKNMGNAGRNGGEYYTPRPLIKTIIKVVNPKIGDKVYDGAVGSAGFLCEAYEYMRNLKELTAKEYEQLQKKTFYGKEKKSLAYIIGVMNMVLHGIEAPNIIHTNTLGENIADIQEKDRVDIVLANPPFGGSERIEVQENFPIRTSETAYLFLQHFIKILKVGGRCGVVIKSTFLSNTDNASISLRKQLLEDCDLQAVLELPGGAFTGTGVKTVVLFFEKGNATKKVWYYQLKLQRNLGKTNSLNERDLEEFVTLSKTQSESENSWCINANEINKTTWDLTANNPNRKDTTDKRSPEEILAEIEELDLQAAEAIASIKELL
- a CDS encoding site-specific integrase encodes the protein MSKQAKTLTTDELRRVLDYVATRKHSTRNRALVLTSVYSGCRVGELSSLTYTDVVDDEGKVRDEIRLKAENTKTKEARVVFVNAKLKKELQQYASTYKPANTELKFFYSQKRDSNGYNANTLTQFFHYLYKRAGVFGASSHSGRRTFITNLASKGVGVRVLMSLAGHRNISTTQAYIDVNDDMKRKAVELA